In a single window of the Fusobacterium sp. SYSU M8D902 genome:
- a CDS encoding MATE family efflux transporter yields MLINLKDDKKFFNILLVLAIPIILQNLIGASLNLLDNFMIGSLGESAIAATGIANQYYMLFYHAGNGFVVGAGIFMSQYFGKKDIDSIYKFIGIALLFSQVTSWIFASGGVFFAEDIMRIFTKDEVVTTLGKNYLAAVAPSYIFMSVSLSFAMALRSSGYTKIPMYGSMIGLAFNAILNYIFIFGKFGFPALGVTGAALGTTVARFMEMSFILHTIYIRDKNIIAGKLNQLFSFSKELINKYLRTATSVVFNDVMWIGGMTAYFIAYSKLGTNATAAMQIGNTLNNAFNLFAVSISIASSIIIGNNIGAGKESEAKEMAIKISIWGVLLGVVIGAIFFLISPLIPKLFAISDETKSSVIAILKIMAIILPIRFFGIVQIIGVLRGGGDVIYAILVELIAVWGIGVPLSFLGAVYFHYPIAIVYALTCLEEPFKMIATIPRLVSGKWIKNLVK; encoded by the coding sequence ATGTTAATCAATTTAAAAGATGATAAAAAATTCTTTAACATTCTTCTTGTATTAGCTATTCCAATTATTTTACAAAATTTGATTGGAGCATCTCTAAATCTACTGGATAACTTTATGATAGGAAGTCTTGGAGAAAGTGCTATTGCTGCCACTGGAATAGCAAATCAATATTATATGCTATTTTATCATGCTGGGAATGGATTTGTTGTAGGTGCAGGAATCTTTATGTCACAATATTTTGGAAAAAAAGATATAGATAGTATCTATAAATTTATAGGTATAGCTCTTCTTTTCTCCCAAGTTACATCTTGGATTTTTGCTAGTGGAGGGGTATTTTTTGCTGAGGATATAATGAGAATCTTCACTAAAGATGAAGTTGTTACAACTCTTGGAAAAAACTATTTAGCTGCAGTTGCTCCTAGTTATATCTTTATGAGTGTATCACTCTCATTTGCTATGGCTTTGAGAAGTTCGGGATATACAAAAATACCTATGTATGGAAGTATGATTGGGCTTGCTTTTAATGCAATTTTAAACTACATATTTATCTTTGGTAAATTTGGCTTTCCTGCACTTGGAGTAACTGGAGCTGCTCTTGGTACTACCGTAGCTAGATTTATGGAGATGAGTTTCATTCTTCATACTATCTACATAAGAGATAAAAATATCATTGCTGGAAAGTTAAATCAACTTTTTAGTTTCTCTAAAGAGTTGATAAATAAATACTTAAGAACTGCTACTTCAGTAGTTTTTAATGATGTGATGTGGATAGGTGGAATGACTGCATATTTTATAGCTTATTCTAAACTTGGAACTAATGCTACTGCTGCTATGCAGATAGGTAATACTCTAAATAACGCATTTAACCTTTTTGCTGTAAGTATCTCTATCGCCTCTAGTATAATTATTGGTAATAATATTGGGGCAGGAAAAGAGAGTGAAGCTAAAGAAATGGCTATTAAAATTAGTATCTGGGGAGTGCTTTTAGGAGTTGTAATTGGAGCTATATTCTTTTTAATATCACCTCTTATCCCTAAACTATTTGCAATATCTGATGAAACAAAATCAAGTGTAATTGCCATACTTAAAATAATGGCTATCATACTTCCTATCCGTTTCTTTGGTATTGTTCAGATCATAGGGGTTCTCCGTGGTGGTGGAGATGTTATATATGCTATTTTAGTTGAACTTATAGCTGTTTGGGGAATTGGAGTACCACTTTCTTTCTTGGGAGCTGTATATTTCCACTATCCTATAGCTATTGTCTATGCTCTCACTTGTTTAGAGGAGCCTTTCAAAATGATAGCTACTATTCCTAGACTTGTATCTGGTAAATGGATTAAAAATTTGGTTAAATAA